One window from the genome of Paramormyrops kingsleyae isolate MSU_618 chromosome 3, PKINGS_0.4, whole genome shotgun sequence encodes:
- the parp11 gene encoding protein mono-ADP-ribosyltransferase PARP11, with amino-acid sequence MQCSRAVRHVSGEVEDMDTSEAHWSWFYLAECGVWHMFEINQSAACSVTSEQIEQNYSRNQLGVMEFCTAKYTYRLDFSVMKQTNLTTGKQRPIQRALRSETSFRFICDNIALPVPVHWERINTEEPYQLITLSKDTFEYKEVMRLFERTMDAPIRSIQRIQNLDLWEFFCRKKAQLRKIKRAADIEEKMLFHGTGYSNVQAICTYNFDWRLTGSHGDIYGKGSYFARDAKYSSKFCHTTANHNVVLQKHGLAPAIFQSDPPYKSMFLARVLVGDYTVGQSRFCRPPSKDTRVTNFYDSCVDDIANPKIFVIFDCNQIYPEYLIEFY; translated from the exons ATGCAGTGCTCAAGGGCCGTCAGACATGTGTCCGGCGAGGTGGAGGACATGGACACCTCGGAGGCTCACTGGAGCTGGTTTTATCTCGCTGAATGTGGCGTCTGGCATATGTTTGAG ATTAATCAAAGTGCTGCCTGTTCTGTGACCAGTGAGCAAATTGAACAGAACTACAGCAGAAATCAACTGGGTGTCATGGAGTTCTGCACAGCGAAGTATACTTACAGATTAGATTTTTCAG TGATGAAGCAGACCAACTTGACAACTGGCAAGCAGCGTCCTATACAGCGCGCGCTGCGTTCCGAGACAAGTTTCAG GTTCATCTGTGATAATATTGCCCTTCCCGTTCCTGTACACTGGGAGAGGATTAACACAGAAGAGCCCTATCAG CTCATCACTCTGAGCAAGGACACTTTTGAGTATAAGGAGGTCATGAGACTTTTTGAAAGAACTATGGATGCACCCATCAGATCAATCCAGAGGATCCAGAACTTAGACCTTTGGGAGTTTTTTTGCCG GAAAAAAGCTCAGCTAAGAAAGATAAAACGGGCCGCGGACATTGAGGAGAAGATGCTATTTCACGGCACAGGCTACAGCAATGTGCAGGCTATATGCACATATAATTTTGACTGGAGATTAACTGGAAGCCATGGTGACATCTATGGCAAAG GGAGTTATTTTGCAAGAGATGCCAAATACTCAAGTAAATTCTGCCACACTACAGCAAACCACAACGTCGTTCTTCAAAAACATGGCCTGGCGCCGGCCATTTTCCAGAGCGACCCACCATATAAATCGATGTTCCTGGCCCGGGTGCTCGTTGGGGACTACACAGTCGGACAGTCGAGGTTTTGCCGACCGCCCTCCAAGGACACACGGGTCACAAACTTCTACGACAGCTGCGTGGATGACATCGCAAACCCAAAGATTTTTGTGATCTTTGACTGCAATCAGATATACCCAGAATATTTAATAGAGTTTTATTAA
- the avpr2l gene encoding arginine vasopressin receptor 2, like yields MREELGAEANCSNRSAGGEPCHGSERRFPFLQVALLGSVFVVAALGNLLFLHALWKKRKRNSRTQLFLLHLCIADLLLAFFQVLPQLFMGITPHFRGSDVACRAVKYLQVVGMSASAYLIAAMTVERYNAVCRPSVSFFRGSFRRYVAIGAAWATALAFSSPQLFIFSLRETQEHVYDCQATFIDPWGSEIYITWVTLSVFICPAVILLFCQIQICTGIYLNMKRKSLQSAAKEGRSASKGVSKTMLKTVKMTFVIIVVHMLCWSPFFLLQLWSTWNSQSAPTEAPAFIVMLLASLSCCTNPWIYLYYS; encoded by the exons ATGCGGGAAGAGCTTGGTGCTGAAGCGAACTGCAGCAACAGGAGCGCCGGGGGAGAGCCGTGCCACGGATCCGAGAGGCGCTTCCCCTTCCTCCAAGTAGCACTTTTGGGGTCTGTTTTCGTCGTGGCCGCCCTCGGCAATCTGCTTTTCTTACACGCACTTTGGAAGAAGCGCAAGAGGAACAGCAGGACACAGCTGTTCCTGCTGCACCTGTGCATCGCCGATCTGCTTCTGGCTTTCTTCCAGGTCCTCCCCCAGCTCTTTATGGGAATAACCCCGCACTTCAGGGGCTCCGATGTCGCCTGCAGGGCTGTGAAGTATCTGCAGGTGGTGGGCATGTCTGCCTCGGCGTACCTAATCGCCGCGATGACGGTGGAGCGCTACAATGCGGTCTGCAGACCCAGCGTGTCCTTCTTCAGAGGCTCCTTCCGGAGGTATGTCGCGATCGGAGCAGCCTGGGCGACAGCGCTGGCTTTCAGCTCTCCACAACTGTTCATCTTCTCACTGCGAGAAACGCAGGAACACGTGTACGACTGCCAGGCCACCTTTATTGATCCTTGGGGAAGTGAGATATACATCACCTGGGTTACCTTGTCGGTCTTCATATGCCCTGCCGTAATTTTACTTTTCTGCCAGATACAGATATGCACAGGGATTTACTTAAATATGAAGAGGAAATCGCTGCAGTCGGCAGCAAAGGAGGGTCGATCGGCTTCCAAAGGCGTGTCAAAGACCATGCTAAAGACGGTCAAAATGACATTTGTCATCATTGTCGTTCATATGCTGTGCTGGAGCCCGTTTTTCCTACTCCAGCTGTGGTCGACCTGGAACTCCCAGAGCGCGCCAACAGAAG CTCCGGCATTTATCGTAATGCTGCTTGCCAGTTTGAGCTGCTGCACCAACCCCTGGATCTACCTGTATTACAGCTAG
- the LOC111846117 gene encoding calpain-5-like produces MSSSAIPFRGQKYSELKQACIKDQKWFEDPEFPASKKSLFCKGSPPGVVVWKRPGEICEKPRLFVEGISSHDLNQGMLGNCWFVAACSCLAIKPHLWKKVIPDWKGQEWNPKLPQNYAGIFHFQFWIFGEWLDVVVDDRLPTIDGKLVYCHSTSKNEFWSALLEKAYAKLFLCYENLDGGLAADAVMDFCGAMSEFIDLKARKYRSDVAQDTLFQYLSKVHNRDGIISSSIRASQSEREARMNCGLVKGHAYGLTGLRRTQLGKQKFLMVRLRNPWGNTEWTGAWCDGSQEWQRVGSKERKMMNLTVKDDGEFWMAFSDWCRYFMDAGVCHVISTAPEAMGKTMHTGKWTKDRGAKLNRSGGNLNNEKTFLQNPQYLFDVVREEEEVLIDLIQRDMRMQKVFGQEENLAIGFSVMKVENLRESRVNTLKTERIVATSEYILSRSVFMRETFRKGSYVVIPTTFSPGQLGDFIIRIVTEEDSGCRELTD; encoded by the exons ATGTCCTCATCGGCCATTCCGTTCAGAGGCCAGAAGTACTCTGAGCTGAAGCAGGCTTGCATAAAAGATCAGAAGTGGTTTGAGGATCCAGAATTCCCAGCTTCAAAAAAATCCCTCTTCTGCAAAGGATCACCGCCAGGAGTCGTGGTGTGGAAGCGGCCAGGG GAAATCTGTGAGAAGCCTCGACTCTTTGTAGAAGGAATCAGCTCCCACGACCTGAACCAGGGCATGCTGGGTAACTGCTGGTTTGTTGCTGCATGTTCCTGCCTGGCAATCAAACCACATCTGTGGAAGAAG GTGATTCCTGATTGGAAAGGGCAGGAGTGGAACCCGAAGCTTCCCCAGAACTATGCTGGCATCTTCCACTTCCAGTTCTGGATCTTCGGCGAGTGGCTGGACGTGGTGGTAGATGATCGGCTGCCCACCATCGATGGAAAGCTTGTGTACTGTCACTCCACCAGCAAGAATGAGTTCTGGAGCGCCCTGCTGGAGAAAGCTTACGCCAA GCTCTTCCTGTGCTACGAGAACCTGGACGGCGGGCTGGCAGCTGACGCGGTGATGGACTTCTGCGGCGCCATGTCCGAATTCATCGACCTGAAGGCCAGGAAGTACCGCTCTGACGTGGCCCAAGACACGCTCTTCCAGTACCTGAGCAAAGTGCACAACAGGGATGGAATCATCAGTTCCTCTATCAGG GCATCCCAGTCGGAGAGAGAGGCCCGCATGAACTGCGGCCTGGTCAAAGGTCACGCCTACGGGCTCACGGGGTTAAGGAGGACACAGCTGGGCAAGCAGAAGTTCCTCATGGTCCGCCTGCGGAACCCCTGGGGGAATACGGAGTGGACGGGCGCCTGGTGTGACGG CTCCCAAGAATGGCAGAGAGTGGGAAGCAAGGAGAGGAAGATGATGAACCTCACTGTGAAGGACGACGGGGAGTTCTG GATGGCGTTTAGCGACTGGTGCAGGTATTTCATGGATGCAGGCGTGTGCCATGTGATCAGCACCGCACCAGAGGCCATGGGGAAGACCATGCACACAGGGAAGTGGACCAAGGACAGGGGGGCCAAGCTGAATCGCAGCGGGGGAAACTTAAACAACGAGAAGACCTTCTTACAGAACCCGCAG TACCTCTTTGATGTAGTGAGAGAGGAGGAAGAAGTTCTGATTGACCTGATTCAGCGAGACATGAGAATGCAGAAGGTGTTCGGGCAAGAGGAGAACCTGGCGATTGGCTTCAGTGTCATGAAG GTTGAAAATCTCAGGGAGAGTCGAGTCAACACCCTGAAGACAGAGCGGATCGTGGCTACGTCTGAGTACATCCTTTCTCGCTCTGTTTTCATGCGTGAAACCTTCCGCAAGGGGAGTTATGTCGTCATTCCCACAACGTTTTCCCCTGGGCAGCTGGGAGACTTCATAATCAGAATCGTCACGGAGGAGGATTCCGGCTGCAG GGAGCTGACAGATTAA
- the LOC111846116 gene encoding calcium-independent phospholipase A2-gamma-like isoform X1: MTVRWLVSVSVFAVSRAANAGPVSVQFPALHSISVRPHGKRPFSGKSTHCRWSPSPSRRAEGIHGWSSSGRLPGLRLCLRGPISRLTSSAARGLTSLRQRMSRVRSALDSVSKAVTGTPAKLLSKIGRLKPGIALAGKGVPLKPEAIHKQPESKSDTRKGAKDQTDSDRAAQQGVQPSQANYFSANLDETYDSLASHVNAYFGSGAAVQDGQASRGNSDPSRSHVTDACPIPALVPVSDSRTSKLAPTSSSPLPAAPPLTLESSASLRRGIGQYLSYPVPSVQALLGSYFAALVPRLRSEPKVMMGEKDKPPAAEDAASEQQDVTEDEGQKAADDKAKQLLLQREKIIARVSVDNRTRALVQALQRASDVKLYIRRVEELSCHLLEFPETKGVAVKEKAVPCLLRLRQAGDPILQAAVRQALALVGYTDPVKGRGIRLLSIDGGGTRGLVALQTLHKLESLTGKRIHQLFDYICGVSTGAILAFMLGVFQIPLDECEEMYRRLGSDVFKQNVIVGTVKMSWSHAFYDSEVWESILRERMGSELMIKTARKQGCPKVAAVSTIVNRGTPLKAYVFRNYNLPSGVRSHYLGGCEHKLWQAIRASSAAPGYFQEFLLGNDLHQDGGLLINNPTALAIHECKCLWPNTPVQCVVSLGTGRFESASRNSATYTSLKTKLTNVISSATDTEEVHTMLDALLPPDTYFRFNPFMTEDVPLDESRQEKLDWLQNEGLRYLERNEDKLRKAASILTQEKSAIQRLAEWVKLKGDMYDGLPFFSKL, from the exons ATGACTGTCCGATGgcttgtgtctgtgtctgtgtttgccgTGAGCAGGGCCGCTAATGCAGGCCCAGTGTCAGTGCAGTTTCCTGCTCTCCACAGCATCTCGGTGAGGCCCCACGGAAAGAGGCCCTTCAGTGGTAAATCTACTCACTGCCGCTGGTCACCGTCTCCGAGTCGAAGAGCTGAGGGCATCCATGGATGGTCCTCCAGCGGTAGGCTGCCCGGCCTCAGGCTCTGCCTCAGGGGCCCCATCTCTAGATTGACTTCGTCGGCAGCACGTGGCTTGACCAGCCTGCGGCAGCGCATGTCACGTGTCCGAAGCGCCCTGGACTCTGTATCCAAAGCTGTGACTGGGACACCCGCCAAACTCCTCTCGAAGATAGGTCGCCTCAAACCCGGGATTGCCTTGGCCGGGAAGGGAGTCCCATTAAAGCCGGAGGCCATACACAAGCAGCCGGAGAGCAAAAGTGACACCCGGAAGGGTGCAAAAGATCAGACTGACTCGGACCGGGCAGCCCAGCAGGGCGTACAGCCATCGCAAGCAAACTACTTCAGCGCCAACCTGGATGAGACGTACGACTCTCTAGCCAGCCACGTCAACGCGTATTTTGGGAGTGGTGCTGCAGTGCAGGACGGACAGGCCAGCCGGGGTAACTCTGACCCCAGCAGGTCACATGTGACCGACGCGTGCCCCATTCCTGCTCTTGTGCCTGTGTCTGACAGTCGCACTTCGAAGTTGGCCCCCACTTCTTCTTCACCTCTTCCTGCTGCACCCCCGCTGACGCTGGAGTCCAGTGCATCACTCAGGCGGGGCATAGGGCAGTACCTTTCATACCCTGTGCCCAGCGTGCAGGCTCTTCTGGGGAGCTACTTTGCTGCGCTGGTCCCCAGACTCCGCTCAGAGCCCAAAGTGATGATGGGGGAGAAGGACAAGCCACCCGCAGCTGAAGATGCTGCCTCAGAGCAGCAGGATGTCACCGAGGACGAGGGGCAGAAGGCAGCCGACGATAAGGCCAagcagctgctgctgcagaGGGAGAAG ATCATAGCCCGGGTGAGTGTGGACAACCGAACCAGGGCCTTGGTACAGGCCCTGCAAAGAGCTTCGGATGTCAAGCTCTACATCCGTAGGGTGGAGGAGCTCAGCTGTCACCTGCTGGAGTTCCCGGAGACAAAGGGCGTGGCCGTCAAG GAGAAGGCAGTCCCATGCCTTCTGCGTCTCCGCCAGGCCGGGGACCCCATTCTGCAGGCTGCTGTGAGACAGGCTCTGGCCCTCGTGGGATACACAGACCCAGTGAAGGGCCGCGGCATACGCTTACTGTCCATTGATGGCGGAGGAACCAG GGGGTTAGTTGCCCTCCAGACGCTGCACAAGCTGGAAAGCCTGACGGGGAAGCGCATCCACCAGCTGTTCGACTACATCTGTGGAGTGAGCACAG GGGCCATCTTGGCCTTCATGCTGGGTGTTTTCCAGATCCCCCTGGATGAGTGTGAGGAGATGTACCGGCGCCTGGGCTCCGACGTCTTCAAGCAGAACGTCATCGTGGGCACGGTGAAGATGAGCTGGAGCCACGCTTTCTACGACAGCGAGGTCTGGGAGTCCATCCTCAG AGAGAGAATGGGCTCTGAACTCATGATCAAGACGGCGAGGAAGCAGGGGTGCCCGAAG gtggcagcagtgAGCACCATCGTGAACAGAGGGACCCCACTGAAGGCCTATGTCTTCAGGAACTACAACCTGCCCTCAGGGGTGCGCTCCCACTATCTGGGGGGCTGTGAGCACAAGCTGTGGCAGGCTATCCGGGCCTCTTCTGCTGCCCCCGGCTACTTCCAGGAATTCCTCCTGGGGAACGACCTTCACCAG GACGGCGGCCTGCTGATCAACAACCCGACAGCGCTGGCGATCCACGAGTGCAAGTGTCTGTGGCCCAACACGCCGGTGCAGTGCGTGGTCTCGCTGGGGACCGGCCGCTTCGAGAGCGCCAGCCGCAACAGCGCCACCTACACCAGCCTGAAGACCAAGCTCACCAACGTCATCAGCAGTGCCACGGACACGGAGG AGGTACACACCATGCTGGATGCCCTCCTGCCTCCCGACACTTACTTCCGCTTCAACCCATTCATGACTGAGGACGTGCCGCTAGACGAGAGCCGCCAGGAGAAGCTGGACTGGCTGCAGAACGAGGGCCTGCGCTACCTGGAACGCAACGAGGACAAGCTGAGGAAGGCGGCCAGCATCCTGACGCAGGAGAAGAGCGCCATCCAGAGGCTGGCCGAGTGGGTGAAGCTGAAGGGGGACATGTATGATGGGCTGCCCTTCTTCTCTAAGCTGTAG
- the LOC111846116 gene encoding calcium-independent phospholipase A2-gamma-like isoform X2 has protein sequence MSRVRSALDSVSKAVTGTPAKLLSKIGRLKPGIALAGKGVPLKPEAIHKQPESKSDTRKGAKDQTDSDRAAQQGVQPSQANYFSANLDETYDSLASHVNAYFGSGAAVQDGQASRGNSDPSRSHVTDACPIPALVPVSDSRTSKLAPTSSSPLPAAPPLTLESSASLRRGIGQYLSYPVPSVQALLGSYFAALVPRLRSEPKVMMGEKDKPPAAEDAASEQQDVTEDEGQKAADDKAKQLLLQREKIIARVSVDNRTRALVQALQRASDVKLYIRRVEELSCHLLEFPETKGVAVKEKAVPCLLRLRQAGDPILQAAVRQALALVGYTDPVKGRGIRLLSIDGGGTRGLVALQTLHKLESLTGKRIHQLFDYICGVSTGAILAFMLGVFQIPLDECEEMYRRLGSDVFKQNVIVGTVKMSWSHAFYDSEVWESILRERMGSELMIKTARKQGCPKVAAVSTIVNRGTPLKAYVFRNYNLPSGVRSHYLGGCEHKLWQAIRASSAAPGYFQEFLLGNDLHQDGGLLINNPTALAIHECKCLWPNTPVQCVVSLGTGRFESASRNSATYTSLKTKLTNVISSATDTEEVHTMLDALLPPDTYFRFNPFMTEDVPLDESRQEKLDWLQNEGLRYLERNEDKLRKAASILTQEKSAIQRLAEWVKLKGDMYDGLPFFSKL, from the exons ATGTCACGTGTCCGAAGCGCCCTGGACTCTGTATCCAAAGCTGTGACTGGGACACCCGCCAAACTCCTCTCGAAGATAGGTCGCCTCAAACCCGGGATTGCCTTGGCCGGGAAGGGAGTCCCATTAAAGCCGGAGGCCATACACAAGCAGCCGGAGAGCAAAAGTGACACCCGGAAGGGTGCAAAAGATCAGACTGACTCGGACCGGGCAGCCCAGCAGGGCGTACAGCCATCGCAAGCAAACTACTTCAGCGCCAACCTGGATGAGACGTACGACTCTCTAGCCAGCCACGTCAACGCGTATTTTGGGAGTGGTGCTGCAGTGCAGGACGGACAGGCCAGCCGGGGTAACTCTGACCCCAGCAGGTCACATGTGACCGACGCGTGCCCCATTCCTGCTCTTGTGCCTGTGTCTGACAGTCGCACTTCGAAGTTGGCCCCCACTTCTTCTTCACCTCTTCCTGCTGCACCCCCGCTGACGCTGGAGTCCAGTGCATCACTCAGGCGGGGCATAGGGCAGTACCTTTCATACCCTGTGCCCAGCGTGCAGGCTCTTCTGGGGAGCTACTTTGCTGCGCTGGTCCCCAGACTCCGCTCAGAGCCCAAAGTGATGATGGGGGAGAAGGACAAGCCACCCGCAGCTGAAGATGCTGCCTCAGAGCAGCAGGATGTCACCGAGGACGAGGGGCAGAAGGCAGCCGACGATAAGGCCAagcagctgctgctgcagaGGGAGAAG ATCATAGCCCGGGTGAGTGTGGACAACCGAACCAGGGCCTTGGTACAGGCCCTGCAAAGAGCTTCGGATGTCAAGCTCTACATCCGTAGGGTGGAGGAGCTCAGCTGTCACCTGCTGGAGTTCCCGGAGACAAAGGGCGTGGCCGTCAAG GAGAAGGCAGTCCCATGCCTTCTGCGTCTCCGCCAGGCCGGGGACCCCATTCTGCAGGCTGCTGTGAGACAGGCTCTGGCCCTCGTGGGATACACAGACCCAGTGAAGGGCCGCGGCATACGCTTACTGTCCATTGATGGCGGAGGAACCAG GGGGTTAGTTGCCCTCCAGACGCTGCACAAGCTGGAAAGCCTGACGGGGAAGCGCATCCACCAGCTGTTCGACTACATCTGTGGAGTGAGCACAG GGGCCATCTTGGCCTTCATGCTGGGTGTTTTCCAGATCCCCCTGGATGAGTGTGAGGAGATGTACCGGCGCCTGGGCTCCGACGTCTTCAAGCAGAACGTCATCGTGGGCACGGTGAAGATGAGCTGGAGCCACGCTTTCTACGACAGCGAGGTCTGGGAGTCCATCCTCAG AGAGAGAATGGGCTCTGAACTCATGATCAAGACGGCGAGGAAGCAGGGGTGCCCGAAG gtggcagcagtgAGCACCATCGTGAACAGAGGGACCCCACTGAAGGCCTATGTCTTCAGGAACTACAACCTGCCCTCAGGGGTGCGCTCCCACTATCTGGGGGGCTGTGAGCACAAGCTGTGGCAGGCTATCCGGGCCTCTTCTGCTGCCCCCGGCTACTTCCAGGAATTCCTCCTGGGGAACGACCTTCACCAG GACGGCGGCCTGCTGATCAACAACCCGACAGCGCTGGCGATCCACGAGTGCAAGTGTCTGTGGCCCAACACGCCGGTGCAGTGCGTGGTCTCGCTGGGGACCGGCCGCTTCGAGAGCGCCAGCCGCAACAGCGCCACCTACACCAGCCTGAAGACCAAGCTCACCAACGTCATCAGCAGTGCCACGGACACGGAGG AGGTACACACCATGCTGGATGCCCTCCTGCCTCCCGACACTTACTTCCGCTTCAACCCATTCATGACTGAGGACGTGCCGCTAGACGAGAGCCGCCAGGAGAAGCTGGACTGGCTGCAGAACGAGGGCCTGCGCTACCTGGAACGCAACGAGGACAAGCTGAGGAAGGCGGCCAGCATCCTGACGCAGGAGAAGAGCGCCATCCAGAGGCTGGCCGAGTGGGTGAAGCTGAAGGGGGACATGTATGATGGGCTGCCCTTCTTCTCTAAGCTGTAG